GAAGGTATCTTATGGATCGAGCTTTACATGCGGGATATTTGTTATAATTAGTAGTAGTTGTTGTTAATGTTTTCGGCAGAAGTAGCTAAATCACATCCAGAGTTGATACTGTGGCTCACGATCTTGAACTCTGCGGCGCTTGGCACCTGTAGATTTCAAGGGTTGCGGTATTTTGAGCTCCGAACATCGCCTAAATCTGAAAGGATCTTTAGTCAAATCCGGCATATTTGCTTGTCTGTTGCCGGTTAGAGAGGAGGATCTGCCCATTCAAGAAGCAAATTCAGCAAAAAAAGATGCAACCAAAAGCAAGAGTATATGCTGACCCATCCCACGACCTGGATCAATTCGACCGCCTGCCTGACTCGATTGTCCTCCTCATCCTCAATAAGCTCGCAGATGTCCGATCGCTTGGCCGCTGCTCTGCTGTTTCGAAGCGGTTTAACTCCCTTGTTTTCTTGGTGCATGATGTCTATGTTAAGATCGACCGAGTGGTCACGGTTGATGGTGATTCTGATGATCCATTGAGTCAATCTTCTCCCAGGCATCGAAACCTTTTCTGCAACTTCCTAAAGCTCATGCTTTTCACTCTCCTAAAGCCCTTCCACAACCTTCGCAGCACCAATTGTGGCAACAAGCCTGTCTTCCCACAGCTCTCCCATCACTCCCCAGCACAGGTTCTCAAGAACTTCACCCATGTCCGCAACCTCAGGATCGAACTCCCTGCTGGAGATGTTGGAACTGAAGAAGGGGTTCTTTTAAAATGGAGAGCTGAGTTTGGGAGTACACTGCAGAGCTGTGTGATCTTGGGAGGTACAAGGATTGACCGGAAGCTGGTCTCCCCCGAGCATGAATCACCAGTAGAAGACAGTGGAAGCATTCCTGACTCTTTTTACACAAATGGAGGGCTAAAGCTCCGTGTTGTCTGGACAATCAGCTCCCTGATAGCTGCTTCCACGAGGCATTATCTTCTTCGGCCCATTATTAAGGAACATCCAACCTTGAAGAGCTTGGCCTTGACCGATGCTGATGGGCAGGGGACACTAAGTATGGGCGAAGAACAGCTGAAGGAGTTCAGGGAGAAACCAGTGGCAGCCTCAGCATCTACAAACAGGACGCAAGTTCCAGCTTGCAACATGAAGTTGAAATATGCTCCCTATTTAGACATCCCTGGTGGGATGGCATTGCAAGGAGCCACTGTGGTAACTATTAGGCCATCTTCTGAGGGAAGCAGTAGTAGCAATATTAGGAGTGAGACTGATGCCTTTATTTCTGGAGCATTTGATGGCCCATTCAAGG
This DNA window, taken from Musa acuminata AAA Group cultivar baxijiao chromosome BXJ3-7, Cavendish_Baxijiao_AAA, whole genome shotgun sequence, encodes the following:
- the LOC135584848 gene encoding F-box protein At5g46170-like, whose protein sequence is MQPKARVYADPSHDLDQFDRLPDSIVLLILNKLADVRSLGRCSAVSKRFNSLVFLVHDVYVKIDRVVTVDGDSDDPLSQSSPRHRNLFCNFLKLMLFTLLKPFHNLRSTNCGNKPVFPQLSHHSPAQVLKNFTHVRNLRIELPAGDVGTEEGVLLKWRAEFGSTLQSCVILGGTRIDRKLVSPEHESPVEDSGSIPDSFYTNGGLKLRVVWTISSLIAASTRHYLLRPIIKEHPTLKSLALTDADGQGTLSMGEEQLKEFREKPVAASASTNRTQVPACNMKLKYAPYLDIPGGMALQGATVVTIRPSSEGSSSSNIRSETDAFISGAFDGPFKAAVRTLMKRRTYLLEMNGF